In a genomic window of Poecilia reticulata strain Guanapo linkage group LG22, Guppy_female_1.0+MT, whole genome shotgun sequence:
- the gabra2a gene encoding gamma-aminobutyric acid receptor subunit alpha-2, which yields MGFVRAEDAHRAQPRALTHRLPQQGASLPAQFSFSASVVWRRVWQDGRSLTAFRPTHISAIRASRFPLATAGTPVELQAPVMRRERSSRRLCVLVCFIALWQTRSRAACNSTQNSKDIATFTKILDSLLDGYDNRLRPGLGDRVTEVKTNVYVTSFGPVSDTDMEYTVDVFFRQSWLDERLKFHGPMNTLPLNNLMASKIWTPDTFFHNGKKSVAHNMTMPNKLLRIMENGTLLYTMRLTVQAECPMHLEDFPMDSHSCPLKFGSYAYTKTEVTYIWTRNASQSVDVADDGSRLNQYDLVGQTVGKETIKSSTGEYTVMTAHFHLKRKIGYFVIQTYLPCIMTVILSQVSFWLNRESVPARTVFGVTTVLTMTTLSISARNSLPKVAYATAMDWFIAVCYAFVFSALIEFATVNYFTKRGWAWDGKSIVNDKKKEATVKKEKNTYAVAVANYKPNITKDSTLPTISKCTLNEPNKITGGTKPEQNKKTFNSVSIIDRISRIMFPVLFGTFNLVYWATYLNREKVIKDLDPAK from the exons ATGGGCTTCGTCAGAGCAGAGGACGCTCACCGTGCGCAGCCGCGCGCTCTCACGCACAGACTTCCTCAGCAGGGAGCCTCTCTCCCCGCGCAGTTTTCGTTTTCAGCTTCGGTTGTTTGGAGGAGAGTCTGGCAGGATGGAAGATCTCTGACCGCCTTCAGACCTACGCACATCTCCGCTATACGCGCATCACGGTTTCCCTTAGCAACGGCGGGCACACCTGTCGAGCTTCAG GCTCCAGTCatgagaagagaaagaagctCGCGTCGTCTGTGTGTGCTGGTCTGCTTCATCGCTCTGTGGCAAACACG GTCGAGAGCAGCCTGTAATTCAACACAGAACTCCAAAGACATTGCAACGTTCACCAAAATCCTGGACAGTCTCCTGGATGGGTATGACAACAGACTCAGGCCTGGCCTTGGAG ACCGAGTGACAGAAGTAAAGACAAATGTCTACGTGACCAGTTTTGGACCAGTGTCTGACACAGATATG GAATACACAGTGGATGTCTTCTTCCGTCAAAGCTGGTTGGATGAACGGCTGAAGTTCCATGGACCAATGAACACTCTTCCTCTCAACAATCTGATGGCCAGTAAGATTTGGACCCCTGACACATTCTTTCACAATGGCAAGAAATCTGTGGCCCACAACATGACCATGCCCAACAAACTTTTACGGATCATGGAGAATGGAACTCTGCTCTACACCATGAG GTTAACAGTTCAAGCTGAGTGTCCCATGCATCTGGAGGATTTCCCCATGGACTCACATTCATGTCCGCTTAAGTTTGGCAGCT ATGCCTACACAAAGACAGAGGTAACTTACATCTGGACAAGAAACGCCTCCCAGTCAGTAGATGTAGCAGATGATGGGTCAAGGCTCAACCAGTATGACTTGGTTGGACAGACTGTTGGAAAGGAGACCATTAAATCCAGCACTG GCGAATACACAGTGATGACGGCTCATTTCCACCTAAAGCGGAAGATTGGATACTTTGTGATCCAGACGTATCTTCCCTGCATCATGACAGTCATCCTATCCCAGGTTTCCTTCTGGCTCAACCGGGAATCAGTGCCTGCTAGAACTGTGTTTG gAGTGACCACAGTTCTGACAATGACGACCCTGAGTATTAGTGCCCGTAACTCTCTGCCAAAGGTGGCCTATGCTACTGCCATGGACTGGTTCATTGCAGTCTGCTAtgcatttgtcttttctgcTCTCATTGAGTTTGCCACTGTTAACTACTTCACCAAGCGAGGCTGGGCTTGGGATGGAAAAAGTATTGTCAACGACAAG AAAAAGGAAGCGACTGTCAAGAAGGAGAAGAACACCTACGCTGTAGCTGTGGCTAACTACAAGCCCAACATCACGAAAGACTCAACACTGCCCACCATCTCCAAGTGCACTCTGAACGAGCCCAACAAGATCACAGGAGGAACGAAGCCCGAGCAGAACAAGAAAACCTTCAACAGCGTCAGCATTATCGACCGCATCTCCCGTATTATGTTCCCTGTGTTGTTTGGCACCTTCAACCTAGTCTATTGGGCCACTTACCTGAATAGAGAAAAAGTAATCAAGGACCTGGATCCAGCTAAATGA